Proteins encoded in a region of the Bacillus sp. T3 genome:
- a CDS encoding response regulator transcription factor, producing MGKLIAVVDDEKKIRDLVKSYLENEGFTVVEAEDGAAAVQLVEKHAVDLILLDVMMPNLNGLQALAKIRLLSEKMPVIMLTAKTEEIDKLLGLEMGADDYITKPFSMRELAARIRTVLRRSTPDEKVEQDEWLRRGEIEINLSTYEAKVNNELLNLTPTEYKILVTLAQKPGRVYSRLQLMNNVMGEAFINYERSIDTHVSNLRKKVEKDPAHPNYIHTVYGIGYRFGDKK from the coding sequence ATGGGGAAGTTAATTGCTGTTGTCGATGATGAAAAGAAAATTCGAGATTTAGTTAAATCGTATTTAGAAAATGAGGGGTTTACAGTAGTGGAAGCAGAAGATGGAGCGGCCGCTGTCCAACTAGTAGAAAAACATGCGGTCGACCTCATTTTATTAGATGTGATGATGCCAAACTTGAATGGATTACAAGCATTGGCAAAAATTCGTTTGCTAAGCGAGAAAATGCCTGTCATTATGCTGACAGCAAAAACAGAAGAAATTGATAAGTTGCTCGGACTTGAAATGGGAGCTGATGACTATATCACCAAGCCATTTAGTATGCGTGAGCTTGCTGCCCGAATCAGAACAGTTTTACGGAGAAGTACTCCTGATGAAAAAGTAGAACAGGATGAGTGGCTTCGACGAGGAGAAATTGAAATCAATTTAAGTACGTATGAAGCAAAAGTGAACAATGAACTCTTAAATTTAACACCAACAGAATATAAAATCCTCGTTACTCTTGCTCAAAAACCAGGTAGAGTATACAGCCGCTTGCAATTAATGAACAATGTGATGGGGGAGGCATTTATTAATTATGAGCGTTCAATCGATACTCATGTCAGCAACCTACGAAAAAAAGTAGAGAAGGATCCTGCACATCCAAACTATATTCATACTGTATATGGAATCGGTTATCGCTTTGGTGATAAAAAATGA